Proteins encoded within one genomic window of Eurosta solidaginis isolate ZX-2024a chromosome 1, ASM4086904v1, whole genome shotgun sequence:
- the LOC137251715 gene encoding uncharacterized protein has translation MRALTTLLAALVALVLIVNEVSSNRDRQSDLANDPSERGNYHNQLRDGPAAAIVADREFGAAHFRGGGGITKCFGGTDGKGGGTDGGKDGDKDGGKGGGKDDFIGGGKGGGKGGGKAVEKVAAKVAKKVAAKCAHALCGMLMESITE, from the coding sequence ATGAGAGCTCTTACGACTTTACTAGCCGCCCTAGTAGCTTTGGTGCTGATTGTGAACGAGGTTTCATCTAACCGTGATCGCCAAAGTGACCTTGCAAATGATCCTTCTGAACGTGGTAATTACCATAATCAACTACGAGATGGTCCTGCTGCTGCTATTGTAGCGGACCGTGAATTTGGCGCTGCACACTTTAGAGGTGGTGGTGGAATAACTAAATGTTTTGGTGGTACAGATGGTAAAGGTGGTGGTACAGATGGCGGTAAAGACGGTGATAAAGATGGTGGTAAAGGAGGTGGTAAAGATGATTTTATAGGTGGCGGTAAAGGTGGTGGTAAAGGTGGTGGTAAAGCTGTAGAAAAGGTTGCTGCTAAAGTTGCAAAAAAGGTTGCTGCTAAATGTGCACATGCTTTATGTGGAATGCTTATGGAATCTATAACAGAATAG